The nucleotide sequence CCGTGGCCGAGGCCCTGTTCGAAGATCCGAGCAAGGATCTCTTTCGCATCCAGATGTCCTCACCGGCGAAGGACAAGGGCGCCGTGCTCGCCAACTTCGCCGTGGCGGACGATCACGACGGCGTCGCCCGGGACGCCACTCCCGACGTCGGCGCCTACGAGTACACGGATGCGCCACCCCCGTCCGGCGGCGCACCGAACATCGGCGGCAGCAGCAGTGGCGGCGCCGGGAACGCAGCCGGCAACGGTGGCAGCGGCAACGCCGCGGCGGGTGGCAGCTCCGGCACGGCCGGCAACACTGCGAGCGGAAGCGACGACGACGGCGGTTGCGGTTGTCGCGTGCCAGGTCAGCGTGGCCACGGTGATGGTGGCGAAAATGCGCCGAGCGGACTCCTCGCGATGGCTGCCGCGATCGCGTTCGGGATGCAGCGCCGCCGTCGGGCGAAGGCCCGCGCAGCCACGCGCGGCCGCTGATTCTGCGCTGAACGCGACTCGAGCGGCGACTTGCCGCGTACGTACGCGAGGGCTAGTCTGTACTTACATGGCGAAGACTCTGACGCGTACCGGCAACAGCTTTGCGATCGTGCTCGACAAGCCCCTACTGGAGGCGACGGGCATCGACGCAAGCACTCCCCTCGAAGTCTCGACGGACGGGGACGTGATCGTCATTTCGCCTGTGCGCGCCAAGAGGCGAACCGCCAAGCTCAAACGGATCCTGGACGACCTCGACCGCGAGCACGCAGGAGCGTTCAAGCGTTTGGCGGAGTGAGCTCCAGGTGAGGATGAGCCCCTCATTCCTGACCCTCGACGAGGTCTTGGCGATCCGAGGCTCGCGGTGGCCCTCGCGTTTCTCGCGCTGAACGGCGAGCGCGTCGTTGCAGCCGACGACGCTCTGGTCGAGCTGATCTTGGGCGTCATCGACGGCACGATGGGCAAGGCGGACGTCGCCGTGTTTCTCCGCTCGAAGGCCAAACCTCGCGATTGACCTCGCGTTGAAATAAACTCGGGGGCCAATCCGAAGATCTCGTCGACCATGTGGATTCTGCGCGCGCTGTATTTCCTGCTGATCGGCTGGTGGCTCGCCCTGCTTTGGGGCTGGGTCGCCTATCTGGCCTGCGCCAGCTACGTGCTCTTGCCGATCGGCACGATGATGTTCAATCGCCTGCCGCAGGTGCTCACCCTCAAACCCGTGGATCGCGACGACTTCGGGCGCCGCGAGCGCGAGCTGCCCTTCCTCATTCGCGTCATCTGGTTCTTCGTCGTGGGCTGGTGGCTCGGCCTTGCCGTCTTCAAGATCGGCTATCTGCTCTGCCTCACCATCCTCTTCATGCCCGCCGGCATTTGGCTGCTGCACCGCGTGCCCGAAGCGATGACCCTCAAACAAGCCGCCTAGGCGACCCCACGAAGCGTCGATTGCTTTGGGGTCTAGTGAGGCGCGCCCCAGGGCGTCTACTCATGCGCTACCCGTCGCTGCACGAAGGCGCGGGAAATGCCCTTCGCGTCGCTGCACGAAGGCGCGGGAAATGCCCTTCGCGTCGCTGCACGAAGGCGTGGCGCCTACTCATGCCTTACCCGTCGAGATCGCCACGGCGTGCAGCTCGTCGAAGGCAGTCGTCAATTCGTTGCTGAGCTCGTGCAGATCGGAAACGCTGCTCCAGTCGGCGACGAGCCCCCAGTACAGGCCACCCGCGTAGCTGAACAGCGCAATGCCAAGTGCCTGATTCTCGAACAGCGGCACCAGCGGGAAGATCGAGTCCAGCTTTGCACCCAACAGATACAGTGGGAAGGGCGGACCTGGGACGTTGGTGATGACGATGTTGAACGCGCGTACCATTCCCGCGACTCGGAACACATCGCGTACGAGGTTCGGAGTCGTGGCATCGCCAATCTGCTGCAGCAGTTGTGTCCCTGAGGCTTGTCCCGACTCGGCTTTCAGGTAGGTCGACATTTCGACCACGCACTGGTAGCGGCGTCGCGTGTCACGTTCTTGGAGCGGCAGCTTCGCCAGCGTCATCGCCACGCGGTTGCCACCCGCGCTGGCGTCCAGCTCCGAGCGCACGTTCACGGGGACGAGGGCGCGATAGTCGTCGAGCTTGGCGACGTCGACACCGTGACGCTCGAGGAAACGCGCGAGAGCCGCGGTGGCCGTCGCCAGCACCACGTCGTTGACCTTGCCTCCGAGCAAGCGCTTGACCTCTTTGACGCGCTCGAGGTCCATGCGGCACACGTCGAAGCGACGATGGGGCCCGATGTGCCTCGGGTTCAGTGGCGTTGGCGATGCCGGCGATAGTCCGGCGCGGAGCGCATTGGAGAGATCACCGACCTTGCCTCGTGTGGTATCGAGCCAGCCACTGAAGTCTTGCAGCGCATTGCGAGTGCGATCGATCGCGCGACGGGATGCTCCTGCGCGATAGCCCAACTCGGACGCCAGCAGCGTTGCCGCACTCGGAGCGGCTCTCGCTCTCCACGGCTCGGGTGAAACGGGCGGAGAGGCATCTTCGCTGGTGCTGAGCAGCCGCGCCATGAAGTCCACGCCGGCGATGCCGTCGATCATGCAGTGGTGGAGCTTTGGAATGATGGCAAAGCGCCCACCGGTCAGACCCTCGACGACCCAGAACTCCCACAGTGGGCGACTGCGATCGAGCTGCTGAGAAAAGATGCGTCCGGCCAGACGTTTCAGCGTTCGGTCATCGCCGGGACTTGGCAGCGCGCTGTGACGCAAGTGGTAGTGAATGTCGAAGTGATCGTCGTCGATCCAGACCGGGTGCCCGAGGCCCGGCACGCGGGCCAAGCGCTGTCGGTAGCGTGGCATGTCGGAGAGCGCGCTCTCGACGTAGGTTCGGATCTTCGAGAAGTCGATGCCGGCGCCCTTGCGCAGCGGGCCCGCGTCGAACACGGCTAGCGCGCCGACGTGCATGTGCGCGGCTCCGCTCTCGATCCCGAGGAACGAAGCGTCGAGGGCCGACAGGCGTTCGTGGAAGCTCACGGCCCCTACACCATACCCGCTTGAACCTGTGCGCGACTATGCCAAGCACGCGGGACGAGGAGACGCTAGTCTGGAGGCGTGCAAGGACCGACCCCGATCGCTGAGATCCGTGAAGGACTCGTGTGCGTGGAGGGAGTCGTGGTCGCAGCTGACGCGCCGCTCTTGGTAGCAGCCGCGAGCGGGCGCCCTTGCGTTTGCTGGGTCGTTACGTCGGGGCTGCTCACCGGTCCGCTGAAACAGGAGGGACAGCCGTTCTTCGTGAAGGACGCTGGGGGCGAAATCCTCGTGTTGCCGGATCGCTTTACTGCGCGCTTGGGTGGACGCGAGCAGCACGCCGATCTGGAGGTCGTCGATGCCGACGTGCGCTTGGTCAGTGACCAACTCGCCACGGTGCGTGACAAGCTGCGCGAGAAGCGGGATCCTGAGGTTGTCCAGCAACGCAAGACGTTGCGAAAGCTGTACACGCTCTTGTGTGCAATTCGCGCTCATGCCCGCGGGCACTGCCATGTGGGCAAGAGCCTGGAGGGACAGGAACGCTTCATCGCAAAGAACACCGCACTCTTCGCGAGCGAGTTCGCCCCCAAGAAGCTGCGGACTCTCGAACTGACCCGAGAGGAGACGATTCTGACGGTCGGGCAGCAAGTGCGTGTTACCGGCGTTGCTAGTCGGCGAGTCGATGGCTTGGCGGCGGGGTCTGGCTATCGAGAGCGTTCCACGCGCCTGGTGCTCTCTGCACCGGAAGACGAGCCGCTGCTCATCATCGGTGAAGGTGCCGAGGAAGCCGAGCAGGAGCGGCGCATCGAGGCCGCAGTGACTCCAGAGCAGAACCCGGTACGCCTACAGTTCGCTCTAGGCCTGATGCTCGCCATCCTGGCCCTTGCCGGCTGGCTACTCACCCGCTGAGCGCGGACGCTTGTTCGACCCATGGCCTAAGCTCCATTCATGCTCCACGCTTCACCCGCAGTTTCCGTCCCTCGCATCGCCACTCCCCGGCTCTTGCTGCGCGAGCTGCGCCCCGCGGATTTCGACGACTACGCCGAGAACCTGCTCGATCCCACGGCGACGACGCACCTTTCGCCGGTGAAGACCCGTCGCGACGCATGGAAGGTGTTCACGTCCATGGCGGGCACCTGGATGCTGCACGGCACGGGCTGGTGGGGCGTGGAACTCGTCGAGACGGGCAAGCTGGCGGGCAGCGTCGGACTCTTCTTTCGTGAGGATGCGATCGACGCCGAGATTGGCTGGATCATCTACCGGTCGCACTGGGGAAAGGGGTACGCGAGTGAAGCGGCCGTCGCGGCGCTTGCTCACGGGCTCCAGACGCTGCGCCGGCCGCGTGTGGTGGCGCACATCGATGCGGGCAACGCAGCGTCGATCCGCGTCAGCGAGAAGATCGGGATGTGCTACGACCGCGACGTGGACTTCGGGGATCAGCGCGTCGGGCTGTACGTGGCGTCTGCACCAGGGTGACGCTACTGCGGTTTGCGATGCAAGATCGCGATCCGCGGAGTCGAGCCCTCAGAGCAGGCCGGCGAGGCCTTCGCGTCGGCGGGCCAGTTCCGTTTGGATCATCGCGACGTGCTCGTGCTCCTCGGCTTCGAGTTCGCGATACAGGCGCCACACGGCAGAGCCCCGGGTGAGGCTGGTGGAGCGCTCGGCAAAGAAATCACGGGCGCGCTGCTCGAGCTTCACTGCGACTTCCAAGAGCTCCAAGGGTCCCTCGACCGGGCGCTCGAAGCCGGCATAAAGCGCCGCCGTCGAGGGTCCCAGATCGGCCGCCCCTAGCTCCAGCGGCGCGATGTGATAGCGGGCGGCGAGCAGGTGCAAGTGCTCACGTTCCATGGCTGCGAGGCGTTGGAATAGATCTTTCAGATCGGGATCCGAGCAGCTCTCGCCGCCGCGCTGATAGAAAGACAGCCCGCCAAGCTCGACTTCCATCGCTTCGCGCACTGCCTGGCGAGTGCGGTCGTCGACTTGCGCTTGATCCCGATCGCGCGTGAGCTTGCCTCCACACGCCGAGCACAGTCCGTAGGGGAACGCGAATCCTTCATGAACCTTGTGGCAGTCCAGGCACTGCCAGCGGATGGTCTCACCCGCGCAGCAAACGTACGGATCTCCAGGCTCGATCGCACCGTGACAGCGCGGGCATTTGCCTTCCCCCGCGGGATGCTCGTCCTGAGCTTGCTCGATGGGCGCTGGCGGCCATTGCCTGTCGCGTAGGTACGCTGTCACGTGGCGCGCCGCGCGACGGCCCGCGCCCAGCGCCAAGATCACCGTGGCGCCGCCGGTCACGATGTCGCCGCCAGCGAACACGCCGGGAATGCTGGTGGCCTGGGTGATCGCATCGGCCTCGATGTAGCCCCATTTGTTGAGCTTGAGCTCGGCGCTGGAGCGCGGAACGATGGGATTGGCGCGCGTCCCGAGAGCGTAGATCACGGTCTGCGCGGGAAACTCCGTCAGCGCGCCTTCGATGGGCACGGGTCGGCGGCGGCCGGAGGCGTCGGGCTCGCCCAGTTCCATCCTTTGGCAGCGCACGGCGCGCACGTTCTTGTCGTCGTCCAACAAGATCTCCGTGGGGCCGTGGAGAAAGGAGAACTCGATGCCCTCCTCGCGGGCGTGCCGCAGCTCTTCGACGCGCGCCGGTGCTTCCGCTTCGGTGCGGCGGTAGACGCAGCGCACGTTCTTGGCACCCAGCCGCTTGGCCACGCGCAGGCAATCCATCGCGGTGTTGCCCGCGCCGATCACCACCACGTCCTGTCCCAGCTCCACCGGCGTGTCGCGATAGGGAAAGGAGTCCCCACCCATCAGATTCACGCGCGTGAGAAACTCGTTGGCGCTCAGCACCTGCCCGGCGGACTCACCCGGCAGGCCCAGGAACACGGGATAGCCCGCGCCGGTGCCGACGAACACAGCGGAGAATCCCATGGCGCCGAGCAGCTTCTCCAAGGTGAAGGTCTTGCCCACGACCTTGTTCACCTCGAAGCGAACACCGAGCTGTTCCAGGGATCGAATCTCCTTTTCGATGGATTCCCGAGGCAAGCGAAAGCTCGGGATGCCGTACTGCAACACGCCACCGACCACGTGCAGCGCTTCGTAGACGACGACCTCCACGCCCTGACGAGCAAGGTCACCGGCACACGCAAGCCCGGACGGCCCCGAGCCCACGATGGCGACGCGACCCAGCGCGGCGTTCTTGGCAATAGGCTCCGTCATGGGCGGAGGCGCGTGATCGCCGACGAAGCGTTCCAGGCGACCAATGGCGACGGGTTCCATCTTCTTGTGCAGGATGCACTGCGCTTCGCACTGGCTCTCCTGCGGGCAGACCCGGCCGCACACCGACGGGAACAGGTTGCTTTCGTGGATGACGCCGAGGGCACCTGCCATGTCGCGTACCAGCATGTGACGAATGAACCGTGGAATGTCGATACCCACGGGACAGCCGCTGACGCACGTGGGCCGCACGCACTGAATGCAGCGTTCAGCCTCCAGCAGCGCCTCGTCCTGGGTGTAGCCGAGATTCACCTCTTCGAAGTTTCGCGACCGTTCTTCGGCGTCTCGCGTTGGCATCGGCGTGGCCGTGGGCGCCACGGCTTTGATCTTCTTGTAGTTGCGCTTGCCCTCTTTGAAGAGTTGAAGCTCGAGGTTGCACACGTGGTCGTAGTCGGTTTGCGCCTTGGTTTCGTGCCCGGAAAACCGGCGCTGGCGCACCATCAGCTCGTCGAAATCCACGGCGTGGGCGTCGAAGTCGGGGCCATCCACGCAGGCGAAGCGAATGTCTCCACCCACGGTCACGCGGCATGAGCCGCACATGCCAGTGCCGTCCACCATGATCGCGTTGAGACTGACTACCGTGGGTACCGCCGCGGGCCGCGTGACCTCGGAGCAGGCGCGCATCATGGGCAACGGTCCGATGGCGATCACCTGCTTCGGGATCGGCTCTTGGGCGATGACGCGGGCCAAAGCCTCCGTCACGAAGCCCGGCTGTCCGTAGGAGCCGTCGTCGGTGCAGACGATCAGTTCGTCACTGATCTCGCGAAAACGTTCCTCCCAGAACACCAGCGGCTTGCTCCGAAACCCGATGATCGACGTGACGCGGTAGCCCGCTTCCTTGAAGGCGCGAGCTTGAGGGTAGATGGGCGCGACGCCGAGCCCACCGCCCACGAGCACGACGTGACCGGGCTCACCGATGTGACTGGCGATACCCAGGGGGCCGACGAAGTCCAAGAACCAGCTACCGCGTCGGTACTTGTCGAGCATCTCGTGGGTCGAGCGCCCCAGGGCTTGGATCACCATCGTGATGGTGCCGCGCTCCCGATCGAAGTCAGCGATGGTGAGCGGGATGCGCTCGCCGCCTTCGTGCAGTCGCAACATCACGAACTGACCGGGCTCTGCGGCCTGGGCTACGTCCGGCGCGAAGACCTCCCAAAGGAATGTCGAATCCGAAAACTGCTCGTGCCGGACGATCTGATACACCGCGTCACCGCCTGGGTTGAGGGGTTGCTCTACCCGAAGCTAGGTGCTGGGTGACGTTCTCGGCAAGCCCCGCGGGGTGTGAGTTCGTGCCTTGTTGCGTCAGCGCTGAAAAGCGACGAGTCCCAATAGCCCGACAGCCAGGAGCCCGAGTGCGGGTACGAGCCAGAACCAAAACACGACGCGAAGTCCGGAACTGGGCCAACGGCGAAGCGCCATCGCGAAGGGTAGTCCGAACACGGGAATGACCTGCAGCGCCAAGAGCGCGAGCAGCAGACCGCGAGCGACGATGCCGCCCATGTCGACCACGGGCCAGCGCAGCAAGTTCACGGCCGTGAGCGCCATGACGGCGCTTCCGGCAGCACCCACGGCCAGGGCGTACCAGGTGGAGCGCGACGACGAAGGGCGTGAGGCGGCGATGGCCGACATGACGGAGCAACCCCCGTGTGTCCGCGCCTATTCCCCACTTCGTGCCGCCCGTGGTGCGTACACGTCCCGGGTCAGTTGAGCTAAGCCTGCATGGATGCGCGCGCGTGCCGGCCACTGGGTGACACGGGTTGGCCAGACTCCCGTGGATCTCGAATCCATCGAAGCGAGTAGCTTCGTGACGCTCGCAGAGTGCGGTGGCGTCGACTCCGACACGGCGACGATGCTCGTCGTCTTGGGCGACACACACGGGCATCTCGACGCGGCGGAACGCGCGTGCCTGCGAGTGCAGCACGCGTTCCAGCGGCAGATAGACGCCATCTTCCAAGTGGGTGACTTCGGCTATTGGCCCGAAGGCAGCGCCGGCGAAGACCCCTTCTACAAGGAAGAAGACGCTCACGAGCTTCCCGGCGTCCTTGCTCGCGGGACCTCGCTCGTCATTGGAGAGTCTCGATTGGATCGTCGCCAAGCCCCACTGCACTTCATTCGCGGCAATCACGAAGACTTTGTCGCTCTGGCACGGGTGTCCCGAGACCGTTGCGAGGCATCGCCCTGCGGCAGCGAGCTCAGCTACCTTCCCGACGGCTTTCGCGGCGAGGTGGTAGGGGTTTCCTGCGCGGCCGTCGGTGGCATCCTCCGTGATCTCAGTGGCGGACGCGGGCGGCGCGCCAAACAGCGACGCAAGGCGGCGCGGGTTGCGCTCGACACGGATCCCCGATTCTCCGACTCGGGCCTACTCGATGCCGTTGGCGAGGTCGATCTTCTGCTGACCCACTCGGGACCGGACGATCGAGAGGAGCGACACGGCTCGCGCGCGCTCGCGAACACGCTGCGCAAGGGGCAGGTGACGCTTCACTTCTACGGGCATCATCACCGCCACAGCTTCGCCGAAACGCCGAGGGGAGTCAGCGTTGGCCTGAGAAACCTCGCTGCCCGGGGAGGTGCACTCGCGCCCGGCGCACTCGCGATTGTGCTCTGGAGAGACCGCAGTGCGTTCCGCGTGCTGGTGCACCAAGGCTGAGCCTTCGGGGTGCGCGGCGCCACGGCGGAAAAGTCCGGCAAACCCAGGCGCGACGCCGCGATCGTTCCAAGGGATGCAACGACAGCTTCCAATCATTCAAATGGCGTTGATTCCCGAGTCGTCGCATGCTGAGCAGCAGGAGACACGGATGCAGAAGACCTTACTTGTTGGAATGGTGCTCTCGGTACTGGCCGGCTGCGGGGGCCAGGCCATGGACGATGGCGCTGCGGGCGCAGGCAGTGGCGGCGCGGCAGGGGGCGGAAGCGCCGGCGCAGCAGGACTGGGCGCGACGGGTGGAAGCGCTGGCGCGGCGGGCGGCGCTGGAGGCGGCAGCGCCGGCGTGGGTGCGGGCGGCGTGTCGAGCAGTGGTGGAGGCGGAGGTGAGTGCGTTCCCAAGGGAGAGGGTTGGGGCCACACCGTGGAACCCACCTGCGCAGAACTCGATGTCATGGCGGTGAGTAGCACGCAACTCAGTGACGACAGCGGCGACGGTAGCGTCGCTCCCGGTGAGAGCTTTCATTGGGACGTAGTGCTGGCGGAAGTCGCCGGCGAAGGATTCGGGCTCTACCCTGGCGTGAAGTTCGAGAGCGACAACCCCGCCGTCACCATCGCCGAGGACACCTGGTTCTACGGCATCTTCGCTTGCGATAGCTACGCGACGGGCGGCAGCGGCAAGGTCGGCGCGAACGTCGCGCCAGGCACGGTGGTCAAGCTCACGGCGCGCGTCGCCATGCTGAATCAAGACTGCTCGGCCGCGCCCTCGACCAGCTTGGAGTTCGTCGTGAAGTAGGCGTCCCCTGGGGCGTCAGCTCGGTCGCGTCGGCAGCGCGCAATCGCTCATCAGTCGACGACGTGCGGTGAGATAGTCCTCGAGCTTGGCGTGCACTCCGAAACGAATGCGCGGGTAGGCGATGTTGGCAACCGAGAGCCCCATCCGCACCATGCGCGAAGCGGTCAGAAAATGTGCTTCGACTAGCGTGTCGCGCTTGCTCCCAAGCCAGTTGGTCCACAGGGTTCGGTAGTGAGAATCGTAGGTGGGGGCGTCCAACCATTGGTGAAAGCCGGCGAACTTGCCGTGCTCTCGCTCGATGGCGTTGAACTCTGCCTGCAAGCGGACGGCGATCGGCGGGTCCATGTGGCCGAAGATCACATCCTCCAGGCAGTACCCTTCCACGCGATAGAAGACGCGAGTGCCAATCGGAGTGCGGAAGTAGTTCCACGCAGGGTCGAGTCCCTCACCCGGTGAACGCTGCGGCACCATTCAATTCATCTCCCAGACTACGGCAGGATCCACTGAGGATCCCTCTTTCTGTCCACAGCGTCAACGCGATCCCGAGTCGACTCCAGAGGCTGCCTGCGCCGCGCGAAAGCGTCATCGGTTGTCGGGATGAAACCGCCGTACCCAGAACCTGAGCCAGGGCATGACCCACAGGCGCTGCTTGTACGCTGCGAAGCAAGCGTAGGCGTGCGTGCCGAAGTTCCAGAACCAGAACAGGGTCAGCGCCGCAGCAAGCGCCACCGCAAGGGGCAGTTGCAGTGGCGACCCTTCCGCCAGCGCCACCGGAACGCCCAGCACCACGAGCACTGCCACCAGCAGCATGAAGGAAAACACGAACTGGCTCAGGCTTTGGACCGCGCAGAAGTACACGAAAGGGCGT is from Polyangiaceae bacterium and encodes:
- a CDS encoding AbrB/MazE/SpoVT family DNA-binding domain-containing protein, whose amino-acid sequence is MAKTLTRTGNSFAIVLDKPLLEATGIDASTPLEVSTDGDVIVISPVRAKRRTAKLKRILDDLDREHAGAFKRLAE
- a CDS encoding wax ester/triacylglycerol synthase family O-acyltransferase, producing MSFHERLSALDASFLGIESGAAHMHVGALAVFDAGPLRKGAGIDFSKIRTYVESALSDMPRYRQRLARVPGLGHPVWIDDDHFDIHYHLRHSALPSPGDDRTLKRLAGRIFSQQLDRSRPLWEFWVVEGLTGGRFAIIPKLHHCMIDGIAGVDFMARLLSTSEDASPPVSPEPWRARAAPSAATLLASELGYRAGASRRAIDRTRNALQDFSGWLDTTRGKVGDLSNALRAGLSPASPTPLNPRHIGPHRRFDVCRMDLERVKEVKRLLGGKVNDVVLATATAALARFLERHGVDVAKLDDYRALVPVNVRSELDASAGGNRVAMTLAKLPLQERDTRRRYQCVVEMSTYLKAESGQASGTQLLQQIGDATTPNLVRDVFRVAGMVRAFNIVITNVPGPPFPLYLLGAKLDSIFPLVPLFENQALGIALFSYAGGLYWGLVADWSSVSDLHELSNELTTAFDELHAVAISTGKA
- a CDS encoding GNAT family N-acetyltransferase; this encodes MLHASPAVSVPRIATPRLLLRELRPADFDDYAENLLDPTATTHLSPVKTRRDAWKVFTSMAGTWMLHGTGWWGVELVETGKLAGSVGLFFREDAIDAEIGWIIYRSHWGKGYASEAAVAALAHGLQTLRRPRVVAHIDAGNAASIRVSEKIGMCYDRDVDFGDQRVGLYVASAPG
- the gltA gene encoding NADPH-dependent glutamate synthase → MYQIVRHEQFSDSTFLWEVFAPDVAQAAEPGQFVMLRLHEGGERIPLTIADFDRERGTITMVIQALGRSTHEMLDKYRRGSWFLDFVGPLGIASHIGEPGHVVLVGGGLGVAPIYPQARAFKEAGYRVTSIIGFRSKPLVFWEERFREISDELIVCTDDGSYGQPGFVTEALARVIAQEPIPKQVIAIGPLPMMRACSEVTRPAAVPTVVSLNAIMVDGTGMCGSCRVTVGGDIRFACVDGPDFDAHAVDFDELMVRQRRFSGHETKAQTDYDHVCNLELQLFKEGKRNYKKIKAVAPTATPMPTRDAEERSRNFEEVNLGYTQDEALLEAERCIQCVRPTCVSGCPVGIDIPRFIRHMLVRDMAGALGVIHESNLFPSVCGRVCPQESQCEAQCILHKKMEPVAIGRLERFVGDHAPPPMTEPIAKNAALGRVAIVGSGPSGLACAGDLARQGVEVVVYEALHVVGGVLQYGIPSFRLPRESIEKEIRSLEQLGVRFEVNKVVGKTFTLEKLLGAMGFSAVFVGTGAGYPVFLGLPGESAGQVLSANEFLTRVNLMGGDSFPYRDTPVELGQDVVVIGAGNTAMDCLRVAKRLGAKNVRCVYRRTEAEAPARVEELRHAREEGIEFSFLHGPTEILLDDDKNVRAVRCQRMELGEPDASGRRRPVPIEGALTEFPAQTVIYALGTRANPIVPRSSAELKLNKWGYIEADAITQATSIPGVFAGGDIVTGGATVILALGAGRRAARHVTAYLRDRQWPPAPIEQAQDEHPAGEGKCPRCHGAIEPGDPYVCCAGETIRWQCLDCHKVHEGFAFPYGLCSACGGKLTRDRDQAQVDDRTRQAVREAMEVELGGLSFYQRGGESCSDPDLKDLFQRLAAMEREHLHLLAARYHIAPLELGAADLGPSTAALYAGFERPVEGPLELLEVAVKLEQRARDFFAERSTSLTRGSAVWRLYRELEAEEHEHVAMIQTELARRREGLAGLL
- a CDS encoding metallophosphoesterase, with amino-acid sequence MRARAGHWVTRVGQTPVDLESIEASSFVTLAECGGVDSDTATMLVVLGDTHGHLDAAERACLRVQHAFQRQIDAIFQVGDFGYWPEGSAGEDPFYKEEDAHELPGVLARGTSLVIGESRLDRRQAPLHFIRGNHEDFVALARVSRDRCEASPCGSELSYLPDGFRGEVVGVSCAAVGGILRDLSGGRGRRAKQRRKAARVALDTDPRFSDSGLLDAVGEVDLLLTHSGPDDREERHGSRALANTLRKGQVTLHFYGHHHRHSFAETPRGVSVGLRNLAARGGALAPGALAIVLWRDRSAFRVLVHQG